The segment GCTGCAAGCGGCCGAGCCGATTGATTTGCCTTACAACTGGAAGGGTGAAAGAGGCGCACACAGCACTCTGTTGATCATCAAACCACCctattgaaaggaaaaatgggCGACGGCGAAGTTGATTACAGAGGGAAATCCAATAACCGTAAGTGACTCCGGCAGATCGCGAACGCGTCAATCCGCCACTGCTGACTCGATTTTTCAACGCGACATTTTTATACCGTCTAATTTTCATATcgactcttttaattttgtgtaaaacTCCACTGCTGCTATAGAGCATTTGATGAcacaaatttagaattaaagcaacaaaattttacctcGAACCAATTATTAAATCTAGTTACATTTATTAATAGTCTAAAAATCAGATTTGACGATTTGcaataaatctgaaattatTACTCTTCCTCACCTGGCTGTCTTCCATTCTTGCCAAAGCGGCAAGTCTTATCTGAACTTATCAACATACTCATTAAACGCGGGCCGGATGTGTGGCAGTCATATGCTCATATAGCGGCACAACAGCAATGCCCCGACCGGCACTAAAGGACACTTTTATCGCTCACCTCGTGATACAACccatatcaatttaaatgtcGTGCGCGGACAGTTGTTTTGctgagaaatgatttttttaaaaaaacaaaaatcccttTCTAGCGTTCGACAACGGAAGTGGCGATTACGATTTTGTGATTGACCGCGAAAAACGGGTCACGCGGATGATATCGATCAACGAGTTTCCACCAATCAATCCCTACAAGCCCGTGCCAGCGCTAATCGAGGAGCCCGAGCCCCTGCCGAGGCCCCCTGCTCGACTCGGTGCCCCCAAAGAGCCCCAAGTGGACGCTCCGACCGTTACGGCCCGATCGCCCGCACTCAGGAGAAAGGATAAGGAGCCCAGACCGGTTCCGCGCAATTCCGTCGAAGAAAAAGAGGATCAGCCCTCCAACAAAGGGAAACAGGACCTTcaagaaggaaattttgaaaaagtgaAAGCAAAAAGGCCGGAACAGCCGCTGAAAACAGCAGAGGAGTCCCGGACTAGAACGGACAGAATGGATTTGCCACGCAGGCCACGAAATCCAAAGTACACTCGCACCTTCCCTCTTCCGGTAAATATTTGCCCGACGGATTGCTGGAGACAAACACGCCTGGCGAAAACCGTCGTCTGCTTTATTCCTAACAAAACGTGATCGCTTCTAACAAACAGCCTAGACGCAAGGTAATCCCTCAGTCTTATCGAAAATATTACAACGGTTATCCTTCCTGTGCCGAGGGAATCgagctgacaaaattttagctGCTGGAgcgtcttaaaatttaatggccCTTCCAGACTCTTCTAAAACTTCCGCAGCTCTTAATGGGTCCTCCAAGGCTAGCAAAAAAAAGGCAATTCGGTGCTCATGGCAAAGTGCCTTTTATTAGGTCCCAAAAGCATGCTGATGAGGGCGCggtatcaattttaaaattacaagtttcaaacaatttcatttgaagGGGAAAACGATTTATGCAAAATCACGCAAAAGACTTTTCTCGTTATCCCTCTCGTCGAGGAAAATGCACGTGCGAGGCAATGTCGTGAGCGAGGGAAACATGCAAAATGCTATATTGTTTaatgttgaaattattatcagCAGAGGACAATTACGGCGCGAGTCACGTCGAACAAGAGTAAAAGGAGTAAAAGCGACTTTTCGCCCCCCGTCGAGGAGTTTTGTTGGCACATAGCGCACAACAGTGTTCTCCTTGTGATACTAATTACGCTCGGCCTGGAGCCGCAGCCTTTTCCCGAAATGAGGTCAGCGCCGAGAAGAAAAAGGGTAAATAAGTGGCTGAAGCGCGCCTCCGCGATTACTATGCAGTAGAGATGCCGTCGGCGTGTTGCGAGTTTGCGGATTCAGACTTCGGACGGTCGGCTTTTGAGATTCAGATTGAAACTTTGGCCCGGCTAGTCAGATTAAAAGTTGCGTCGCGAGGGTGCTTCATGCCAAAGTGACACGATTAtaacttttttcataaaaacttGTGCGCACACGCCCACGCCCTTTTACATTCaccgagagcaaaaaatttgaatgaaactgAGCCtaatttgcaaatcaaatttcaagcttCAACCTTGAACTTACAGGTTGTCTTATCCGTTTGCCGACAAATAgaattgattttgatgaataaatatgaataCAATCCAAATTGTAGGCAGGACAAAAGTGGGGCAGAATTCTTGAGATCGAATAGCGTCGGAAACACGGTTTGTTGGTTTGCTGGCGGTGCTGTGCATGTTAACAAAGGAATTTGAGTAAACAGACAAACAGAGCTACAGGCGGCAGAATATTATTCAGCGGCCACTCGAATTCCAATTTCACGTGGCAGTAGAAGCGGAATGAAATTCGCGAGCACTCGAGCGCTGCCAGCCTTTAATGATGCGCGATGATTTCGGCTCTGGTTTTAGTAGTGGGCGCTGCTAATTCAAGGGCCATTCACGACGGGGCGATTCCAGCCCCGGCCGGGCAGCGGCCTTTTTCGGCATTCACTCGCACCTATCTGGGGCTGCAATCGCGATTGATGAATCACAAAAGGCAAACGTGACCCCGTGTGTATTATGCTGAAAAAGTAAGAGCAGCACAGATATAGCAAACTCGGTTGGTCGgagaaatcaataaaatttactcacAACTCCAGCAGAGGCCCTCTCGGTTGCATTTTCACCACCGGCAGACGATTCTCGCACGGATTTTGGGCCAAAAGTGTCGATTCGCCGGGTTCCTTGCCGGAACATTCCGCATTCTGACGCAAGGTAATTTTCGTGTTTCCGAGTCGAGTCGGCGATCGGTCGAATCGGCTCGCGTTTGCCATTATTCGGTGGTTTGCTTGCGGTCAGGCCAGCTCATTCCATGAATGAACATGCCGCTTGTACGCAGATCCTTCCTGCGGTGACGTCAGACGTCATAATGGATTGATTCGTTTCGACTCGGCATAATTTCACAAGGGCTCTTTTGTTTTCTTGCGAATCAGGCTTTTGCTGCGTATGTGCACTTCACAGCTGCTCTCTATGGACTTTCATCAATAATTGGAGCGCTGAGCCAGCAAACGAGTCTGgctctaaataatatttctctcGCCACAAAGCATCAGGCTTgtgtttgaatatttgatgCTGGAATTCATTAAGCAGTCCGCTTACCTTTTGCTTAATCCCTGTTCTTTCTTGGCTTTTCACTTTGCCCACTGATGCATATTTCAGTGCGAGACTCACTCTGCGGACggataaaacaaaaacaaaacaaacttgTCCATTTAATCCCGCCCTGGCTCATCTGTGcgctttaaaaatgcattttatttcagcccCCGAGTTTGCTTGCCGCTTTATTGATTTGGCTGTGTGATTCTTTGACAGATGGCTGGACAAGATCCAAAATGGCAGAAGGATGCTGCGGACCAAAACTTTGACTACATGTTCAAACTCCTCATCATCGGCAACTCGAGC is part of the Cloeon dipterum chromosome 1, ieCloDipt1.1, whole genome shotgun sequence genome and harbors:
- the Rab3 gene encoding ras-related protein Rab-3 isoform X1 is translated as MGDGEVDYRGKSNNPFDNGSGDYDFVIDREKRVTRMISINEFPPINPYKPVPALIEEPEPLPRPPARLGAPKEPQVDAPTVTARSPALRRKDKEPRPVPRNSVEEKEDQPSNKGKQDLQEGNFEKVKAKRPEQPLKTAEESRTRTDRMDLPRRPRNPKYTRTFPLPMAGQDPKWQKDAADQNFDYMFKLLIIGNSSVGKTSFLFRYADDSFTSAFVSTVGIDFKVKTVFRHDKRVKLQIWDTAGQERYRTITTAYYRGAMGFILMYDITNEESFNSVQDWVTQIKTYSWDNAQVILVGNKCDMEDERVISYERGKQLAEQLGIEFFETSAKENINVKAVFERLVDIICDKMSESLDTDPNLMNASKGTRLTETNQTGPQSPNCNC